The Cylindrospermum stagnale PCC 7417 genome segment TCACATCCAGACGTACCGCTTGTTCCAGTTGATCAATGACTTCTGGGGAACTTTGGGGGGTGACGTTGGCAAGCGGTTGCGGTTTGGGAGCAGTCGTTACTGTTGGGTTTTGAGTGGGGCGCGGTGTTGGAGTTTTTGCTGTTGTCGCTACTGAACTAGCGCAGCGTTGGGAACCTCCGGCTACTTTTTTATTTGTGCGATTGGTTGGCGATGTCAGATAACGATTGAGAGCAGCTTTTAACCAAGCACTATCTAAATCTGCCGCTGAAGCTGTATCCGTTCCCCAACGCCAACCTAAAAAGGTGGAACGTTCTGTTGTCAGCACGGCTGTGGGATGATCTTGGGAATTCCAAACAGCAGCAATTTCACTGGTAAGGTTATTAGGAATGACAACGCCGCCCCGTACTTTGCCAAAAAGTTCATTTTGGCTGGCCCAATCTTGGCGCCTGGTTTTTGCGGGTTGCAATTGTTGGCTACGATTCAAACTAAATCCCCAATAACCGCCGAGGAGAGTTCGCAATAACTGGCGCACTCCCGGTGCTGACAGACTACCGACAGGTCCACTAGCAATTAAGCGTCCTCCCTTGCTCATCCATTCTTCTAAGGCGATCGCTTGTATCGGCGTTAATGTCTCCACGTTTGGCAAAAACAATACCCGTCGCTCACCCCAATCTGCAGCACTCTGGACATCAGCTAAGGAAATCACGCAATACTTGACGTCAAGTTTTTGCAAGCGATTGGCGATCGCATTCCATTGATTGGCGTTTTCTTGGCTGTTGACTACACTCAATACAGCTTCTTCTGTCGCCGCTGTAGCTGGCAAAAGACCCAAGCAATTAAAAATTAAGAGATTTAAATTTAAACTTAAAAATCCGGCAGTTTTAAGGTTTAAATTCTTGAATTTGCTCTTTTTAGGTTGATTTCCCCGATTCCTCACTCCTCACCCCTCATGCAATTTTAGATTTTAGATTTTGGATTTTAGATTGAAAATTTTTCAATTGGTGCTATTGAGAATTTATGAATTTTTCTAAATCTAGAATCCCCAATTTAACATCTAAAGTTATCACAGTCATTGAGCATTTTACGAAACTCAGCCCTGAAAAATTAGAGCTATCTCCAAAAATTAAATATGCATGATGCATAACTTTTGTAGAGACGTTGCATGCAACGTCTCTACATTCTTTCACTCCAAATATCTAACGTATTGATGTCCGCACACAAACACATTCTGATTTATCTGTGTAAATCTCGTGGTTTATAATCGACTTTGTCCAAAATTTGACGGAAAACTCAACACTGAATACAGGTATTAATTAAATCCTCAACTCCGGCAACTGGCAGGATTTTTGTATCCAATTGGCGAGCTACTTCCTCAATACTCATGTCATCTAAAAATATCAATTCGCCATGTTTCAGCATGACATTTGGCAACAAAATTCCCTCGCCTAAATCTTGCCCCTGTAAGTTTAAAAGTAAATCATGCCCAGTCAGTAACCCGGTAACGCTGATACTTTGTCCCCAATAATCGCTAGATAACGCCTGCATATTTACCTCTAAACCTTCAACAGCATTCAACTGTTTAACAATGGGTTGAAATGCTCTTTCTACGGCGTTACCGACAACCCAAGTTAATTTTCTCTTGGGTGAGACTTTTGGCGGTAGTAATTCGGCAGCGGCGTTGGTGAATTGCTTGATAAACAAACGAATAGAACCAACACCGTTATCAATTTGAGGATATTCCTCATATTCAGCTTCGCTGGGTAATTTCTCACCAGCAATCAAAAACCACTCATCGGCTAACCAAGCAAAGTTAGAATCGAATTGTTGACGAAATTGCTGCAAAAGCTTGAGCACTTGAGAGATAACTTCCTGCGCTTTTTCCCGTGTTACTGGTGTCAGTTCGTCTTCTTGGGGACGAAACCGCGTCAAACCCACCGGCACAACTGCCACAGATGCCACCGCAGGCACTTCACCAGTATGAAAGGATGCTAAATCTCGTAATGTTTTTTCTAAATGTTCACCATCGTTGATGCCAGGACAAACCACTACTTGAGCATGAATTTGCAGTCTTCTTTCTTGGAACCACTTGAGTTGCTGCAAAATTTGTCCCCCACGAGGATTTTTTAGCAGTCTAGTTCTCACTTCTGGTTCTGTGGCATGAACAGAGACATACAAAGGAGACAAGCGCATTTGTTCAATCCGCTGCCATTCTCTTTCTGGTAAGTTGGTGAGGGTGAGATAAGAGCCATACAAAAAGCTCAAACGATAATCGTCGTCTTTTAAGTACAAGCTAGAGCGCTTACCCGGTGGCTGTTGGTCAATAAAGCAAAAGGGGCAACGGTTATTACACTGAATTAAACCATCAAATAGGGCAGTTTCAAATTCTAGCCCTAAGTCGTCGTCGTAGTCTTTTTCGATTTCAATATGATGGCTTTTACCAGTAGCATCTAAAACTTCTAGTTCCAGGACTTCATCAGCACATAAAAATTGATAATCAATTAAATCACGGGGTTGTGTACCATTAATGGCAACGATCGCATCTCCCACCTCGAAGCCAATTTCTGCGGCTATGGAGTCGGGAATAATATTGGTAATTTTGGCAGGATGAATTGTACTCATTGGTCGAGATTTCCACTATACAAAATAAATGATATGATTTATACATTTACTCACATAAACTTTCCATGTCTAACGAAAATCTTATAGGACTAGCAGAATTAATTCAACAGGTCAAGCGAGAATTACTTACTACTTCTCCCACTTCCCCAAGTAATGAAAAAGACATACCTTTCCTTAGTGTAGACTCTGTAGAGTTAGAACTACAAGTAACAGTTAAGAAGGAAGGAAAGAGTGGAATCAAAATCTATGTCCTCGAAGTAGGGGTGGGGGGCAGTCGGGATGATGTGCAAAAGGTGAAAGTTACCCTTTCCCCTTTAGTTAACAAGGCAACATTGCTCAAAGCCTACTACCAACAATATCCTGAACGTTGGCAAGAATTTTTAAAAAGAAGTGTGGAAGCCGTCACAAAAGGAAGCGAGGGAAACGTAGGCGACAATTTCTAAGCATAAGGAAGGAAGTAATTTCTTGGAAACTTTTGAATTATACCTGTCGCCCTTAGATGCCAAGCGATTTAAGGCAATAGTAACAAAATCTCCTGTGGGTGAAGGAGAAACTGAATCGATATTACCCTTCTTTGAAGGCGAAATTGACTGGCGGATCACTTTAATTAAGTCCCTAGAGATTACTGCTTTCAAACCAGAAAGTTTTCTACAAGCCTCTGAGCAAGA includes the following:
- a CDS encoding TIGR03279 family radical SAM protein → MSTIHPAKITNIIPDSIAAEIGFEVGDAIVAINGTQPRDLIDYQFLCADEVLELEVLDATGKSHHIEIEKDYDDDLGLEFETALFDGLIQCNNRCPFCFIDQQPPGKRSSLYLKDDDYRLSFLYGSYLTLTNLPEREWQRIEQMRLSPLYVSVHATEPEVRTRLLKNPRGGQILQQLKWFQERRLQIHAQVVVCPGINDGEHLEKTLRDLASFHTGEVPAVASVAVVPVGLTRFRPQEDELTPVTREKAQEVISQVLKLLQQFRQQFDSNFAWLADEWFLIAGEKLPSEAEYEEYPQIDNGVGSIRLFIKQFTNAAAELLPPKVSPKRKLTWVVGNAVERAFQPIVKQLNAVEGLEVNMQALSSDYWGQSISVTGLLTGHDLLLNLQGQDLGEGILLPNVMLKHGELIFLDDMSIEEVARQLDTKILPVAGVEDLINTCIQC
- a CDS encoding trypco2 family protein, producing the protein MSNENLIGLAELIQQVKRELLTTSPTSPSNEKDIPFLSVDSVELELQVTVKKEGKSGIKIYVLEVGVGGSRDDVQKVKVTLSPLVNKATLLKAYYQQYPERWQEFLKRSVEAVTKGSEGNVGDNF